From Drosophila suzukii chromosome 2R, CBGP_Dsuzu_IsoJpt1.0, whole genome shotgun sequence, a single genomic window includes:
- the zip gene encoding myosin heavy chain, non-muscle isoform X8, translating to MSEEVDRNDPELKYLSVERNQFNDPATQAEWTQKRLVWVPHENQGFVAASIKREHGDEVEVELAETGKRVMILRDDIQKMNPPKFDKVEDMAELTCLNEASVLHNIKDRYYSGLIYTYSGLFCVVVNPYKKLPIYTEKIMERYKGIKRHEVPPHVFAITDSAYRNMLGDREDQSILCTGESGAGKTENTKKVIQFLAYVAASKPKGSGAVPHPAVLIGELEQQLLQANPILEAFGNAKTVKNDNSSRFGKFIRINFDASGFISGANIETYLLEKSRAIRQAKDERTFHIFYQLLAGATPEQREKFILDDVKSYAFLSNGSLPVPGVDDYAEFQATVKSMNIMGMTSEDFNSIFRIVSAVLLFGSMKFRQERNNDQATLPDNTVAQKIAHLLGLSVTDMTRAFLTPRIKVGRDFVTKAQTKEQVEFAVEAIAKACYERMFKWLVNRINRSLDRTKRQGASFIGILDMAGFEIFELNSFEQLCINYTNEKLQQLFNHTMFILEQEEYQREGIEWKFIDFGLDLQPTIDLIDKPGGIMALLDEECWFPKATDRTFVDKLVSAHSMHPKFMKTDFRGVADFAIVHYAGRVDYSAAKWLMKNMDPLNENIVSLLQGSQDPFVVNIWKDAEIVGMAQQALTDTQFGARTRKGMFRTVSHLYKEQLAKLMDTLRNTNPNFVRCIIPNHEKRAGKIDAPLVLDQLRCNGVLEGIRICRQGFPNRIPFQEFRQRYELLTPNVIPKGFMDGKKACEKMIQALELDSNLYRVGQSKIFFRAGVLAHLEEERDFKISDLIVNFQAFCRGFLARRNYQKRLQQLNAIRIIQRNCAAYLKLRNWQWWRLYTKVKPLLEVTKQEEKLVQKEDELKQVREKLDTLAKNTQEYERKYQQALVEKTTLAEQLQAEIELCAEAEESRSRLMARKQELEDMMQELETRIEEEEERVLALGGEKKKLELNIQDLEEQLEEEEAARQKLQLEKVQLDAKIKKYEEDLALTDDQNQKLLKEKKLLEERANDLSQTLAEEEEKAKHLAKLKAKHEATIAELEERMHKDQQQRQESDRSKRKIETEVADLKEQLNERRVQVEEMQAQLAKREEELTQTLLRIDEESATKATAQKAQRELESQLAEIQEDLEAEKAARAKAEKVRRDLSEELEALKNELLDSLDTTAAQQELRSKREQELATLKKSLEEETVNHEGVLAEMRHKHSQELNGINDQLENLRKAKTVLEKAKGTLEAENADLATELRSVNSSRQENDRRRKQAESQIAELQVKLAEIERARSELQEKCTKLQQEAENITNQLEEAELKASAAVKSASNMESQLTEAQQLLEEETRQKLGLSSKLRQIESEKEALQEQLEEDDEAKRNYERKLAEVTAQMQEIKKKAEEDADLAKELEEGKKRLNKDIEALERQVKELIAQNDRLDKSKKKIQSELEDATIELEAQRTKVLELEKKQKNFDKILAEEKAISEQIAQERDTAEREAREKETKVLSVSRELDEAFDKIEDLENKRKTLQNELDDLANTQGTADKNVHELEKAKRALESQLAELKAQNEELEDDLQLTEDAKLRLEVNMQALRSQFERDLLAKEEGAEEKRRGLVKQLRDLETELDEERKQRTAAVASKKKLEGDLKEIETTMEMHNKVKEDALKHAKKLQAQVKDALRDAEEAKAAKEELQALSKEAERKVKALEAEVLQLTEDLASSERARRAAETERDELAEEIANNANKGSLMIDEKRRLEARIATLEEELEEEQSNSEVLLDRSRKAQLQIEQLTTELANEKSNSQKNENGRALLERQNKELKAKLAEIETAQRTKVKATIATLEAKIANLEEQLENEGKERLLQQKANRKMDKKIKELTMNIEDERRHVDQHKEQMDKLNSRIKLLKRNLDETEEELQKEKTQKRKYQRECEDMIESQEAMNREINSLKTKLRRTGGMGLSSSRLTGTPSSKRAGGGGGGGDDSSVQDESLDGEDSGN from the exons ATGTCGGAGGAAGTAGATCGCAACGATCCGGAGCTCAAGTACCTCTCGGTGGAGCGCAACCAGTTCAACGATCCGGCCACACAGGCCGAGTGGACACAGAAGCGTCTGGTGTGGGTGCCGCACGAGAACCAG GGCTTCGTGGCCGCCAGTATTAAGCGGGAGCATGGCGACGAGGTCGAAGTGGAGCTGGCCGAGACCGGCAAGCGGGTGATGATCCTGCGCGACGACATACAGAAGATGAATCCGCCAAAGTTCGACAAAGTCGAGGACATGGCCGAGCTGACGTGCCTGAACGAGGCCTCCGTTCTGCACAACATCAAGGACAGATACTACTCTGGCCTGATCTAT ACATATTCCGGTCTCTTCTGCGTTGTGGTCAACCCCTACAAGAAACTACCGATCTACACCGAAAAGATTATGGAACGGTATAAGGGCATAAAGCGACACGAAGTGCCTCCGCATGTATTTGCAATAACGGATAGTGCCTATAGAAACATGTTGGGTG ATCGCGAAGACCAATCGATTTTGTGTACTGGCGAATCGGGTGCTGGCAAGACGGAGAACACCAAGAAGGTCATCCAATTTCTGGCCTATGTGGCAGCCTCCAAGCCCAAGGGCTCCGGTGCG GTGCCGCATCCCGCCGTGCTCATT GGCGAGCTGGAGCAACAGCTGCTGCAGGCGAATCCCATACTGGAAGCCTTTGGTAACGCCAAGACCGTCAAGAACGATAACTCTTCGCGTTTC GGCAAATTCATCCGGATCAACTTCGATGCTTCGGGCTTCATCTCGGGGGCCAACATCGAAACCTATCTGCTGGAGAAGTCGCGTGCCATTCGTCAAGCGAAGGACGAACGAACATTCCATATTTTCTACCAATTGCTGGCGGGGGCCACGCCGGAGCAGCGCGAGAAGTTCATACTCGATGACGTCAAGTCGTATGCATTCCTGTCCAACGGCAGCCTGCCCGTGCCCGGCGTGGACGACTACGCCGAGTTCCAGGCAACGGTCAAGTCGATGAACATTATGGGCATGACCTCCGAGGATTTCAACTCGATATTCCGGATCGTGAGCGCTGTTCTGTTGTTCGGCAGCATGAAATTCCGTCAGGAGCGCAACAACGACCAGGCCACGCTGCCAGACAACACGGTGGCCCAGAAGATCGCGCACCTGCTCGGCCTCAGTGTGACGGACATGACTCGGGCCTTCCTGACCCCACGTATCAAAGTGGGACGGGACTTTGTCACGAAAGCCCAAACAAAGGAGCAGGTGGAGTTTGCCGTGGAGGCCATTGCCAAGGCGTGCTACGAGCGCATGTTCAAATGGCTCGTGAACCGCATTAACCGTTCTCTGGACCGCACAAAGCGCCAGGGCGCCTCCTTCATCGGCATTCTCGATATGGCCGGCTTTGAAATCTTCGAGCTAAATTCCTTTGAGCAGCTGTGCATCAACTATACCAACGAGAAGCTGCAGCAACTATTCAACCACACCATGTTTATTCTGGAGCAAGAGGAGTACCAGCGAGAGGGGATTGAGTGGAAGTTTATTGACTTCGGGCTAGATCTGCAGCCTACCATCGATCTGATCGACAAGCCCGGCGGCATTATGGCCTTGCTGGATGAGGAGTGCTGGTTCCCCAAGGCCACCGATAGGACGTTTGTCGACAAGCTCGTTTCGGCCCACTCCATGCACCCTAAGTTCATGAAGACCGACTTTCGCGGTGTCGCCGACTTTGCCATCGTGCACTACGCCGGCCGCGTTGACTACTCGGCGGCCAAGTGGCTGATGAAGAACATGGACCCACTGAACGAGAACATCGTGTCGCTGCTGCAGGGTTCGCAGGATCCGTTCGTGGTGAACATCTGGAAGGATGCGGAGATCGTTGGCATGGCACAGCAGGCCCTGACTGATACTCAGTTCGGGGCCCGCACCCGCAAGGGCATGTTCCGCACCGTGTCTCATCTTTACAAGGAGCAGCTGGCTAAGTTGATGGACACGCTGCGCAACACGAACCCGAACTTTGTGCGCTGTATCATACCGAACCACGAGAAGCGCGCCGGCAAGATCGATGCTCCCTTGGTGCTCGACCAGTTGCGTTGCAACGGCGTGCTCGAGGGCATTCGTATCTGCCGACAGGGCTTCCCCAATCGCATACCCTTCCAGGAGTTCCGCCAACGCTACGAACTGCTCACGCCCAACGTGATTCCCAAGGGTTTCATGGACGGCAAGAAGGCCTGTGAGAAGATGATTCAGGCGCTGGAGCTCGACTCGAACCTGTATCGAGTGGGCCAGTCGAAGATCTTCTTCCGCGCTGGCGTCCTCGCTCACCTAGAGGAGGAGCGTGATTTCAAGATCTCCGACCTGATCGTCAACTTCCAGGCCTTCTGCCGTGGCTTCCTCGCGCGTCGCAACTACCAAAAGCGCTTGCAGCAGCTCAACGCTATTCGAATCATCCAGCGTAACTGCGCCGCCTACCTCAAGCTTCGCAACTGGCAGTGGTGGCGTCTGTACACGAAGGTCAAGCCTCTGTTGGAGGTGACCAAGCAGgaggagaagctcgtccaaaAGGAGGATGAGCTGAAGCAGGTGCGCGAGAAGCTTGATACTCTGGCCAAGAACACACAGGAGTACGAGCGCAAGTACCAGCAGGCTTTGGTGGAGAAGACAACTCTAGCTGAGCAGCTGCAAGCCGAAATTGAACTTTGCGCTGAGGCAGAAGAGTCGCGTTCCCGACTAATGGCGCGCAAGCAGGAACTGGAGGATATGATGCAGGAGCTAGAGACCCGCATCGAAGAAGAGGAAGAACGCGTCCTGGCCCTAGGAGGAGAGAAAAAGAAGTTGGAGCTGAATATTCAAGATCTGGAAGAGCAGTTGGAAGAAGAGGAGGCAGCCCGTCAGAAGTTGCAGTTGGAGAAGGTGCAGCTTGACGCCAAGATAAAAAAGTACGAAGAAGATCTCGCCCTAACCGACGACCAGAACCAAAAGCTTCTCAAGGAGAAAAAGCTACTGGAGGAGCGCGCTAACGATCTTTCCCAAACACTTgctgaggaggaggagaaggcTAAGCACCTGGCCAAGCTGAAGGCCAAACACGAGGCCACAATCGCCGAGCTCGAGGAACGCATGCACAAGGATCAACAGCAGCGTCAAGAGTCTGACCGATCTAAGCGAAAAATCGAGACCGAAGTAGCCGACCTCAAAGAGCAGCTCAATGAGCGCCGCGTCCAGGTGGAGGAGATGCAGGCTCAGCTGGCCAAGCGTGAGGAGGAACTTACCCAGACTCTCTTGCGCATCGATGAGGAGTCTGCCACCAAGGCCACCGCCCAGAAGGCTCAGCGCGAGCTAGAGTCACAGCTGGCCGAGATCCAAGAGGATCTGGAGGCCGAAAAGGCAGCCCGTGCAAAGGCAGAGAAGGTTAGACGCGACCTTAGCGAAGAACTGGAGGCCCTCAAGAATGAATTGCTCGACTCCCTGGACACCACAGCCG CCCAGCAGGAACTGCGCTCTAAGCGCGAACAGGAGTTAGCCACGCTGAAAAAGTCGCTCGAAGAGGAGACCGTCAACCACGAGGGCGTTTTGGCTGAAATGAGGCACAAGCACTCTCAGGAGCTTAACGGCATTAACGACCAGCTTGAAAACCTACGTAAAGCCAAGACAGTCCTCGAAAAGGCCAAAGGAACCTTGGAGGCGGAGAACGCCGACTTGGCCACCGAACTGCGAAGCGTCAACAGCTCCCGGCAAGAGAACGATCGCCGGCGCAAGCAGGCAGAGTCGCAGATTGCTGAATTGCAG GTCAAACTCGCTGAGATTGAACGCGCCCGCTCGGAACTGCAGGAGAAATGCACAAAGCTGCAGCAGGAAGCTGAAAACATAACAAACCAGCTGGAGGAAGCCGAACTAAAGGCATCGGCCGCCGTTAAGTCTGCGAGCAACATGGAATCGCAACTCACCGAAGCTCAACAGCTGTTGGAGGAGGAAACGCGCCAGAAGCTGGGTCTCAGCTCCAAGCTGCGTCAGATCGAATCAGAAAAAGAAGCTCTACAAGAGCAGCTCGAGGAGGATGATGAAGCCAAGCGCAACTACGAACGAAAGCTGGCAGAAGTCACCGCGCAGATGCAGGAGATTAAAAAGAAGGCCGAGGAAGACGCGGATCTGGCCAAGGAACTGGAGGAGGGCAAGAAGCGACTCAACAAGGACATCGAAGCCTTGGAGCGTCAGGTCAAGGAACTAATTGCCCAGAATGACCGCCTCGATAAGAGTAAAAAGAAGATTCAGTCGGAGCTTGAAGATGCCACAATTGAGCTGGAGGCGCAACGCACCAAG GTGCTCGAATTGGAGAAGAAGCAAAAGAACTTCGACAAGATCCTCGCCGAGGAGAAAGCCATATCAGAACAGATCGCCCAGGAGCGCGATACTGCAGAGCGGGAGGCGCGCGAAAAGGAGACCAAGGTGCTGTCGGTTTCCCGCGAGCTAGACGAAGCCTTCGACAAGATAGAAGACCTCGAGAACAAGCGCAAGACCCTCCAAAACGAACTCGACGACCTGGCCAACACCCAGGGCACCGCTGACAAGAACGTCCATGAGCTGGAGAAGGCGAAGAGGGCGCTAGAGTCTCAGCTGGCCGAACTGAAAGCACAAAACGAAGAGCTCGAGGACGATCTGCAACTGACTGAAGACGCTAAACTGCGCTTGGAAGTCAACATGCAAGCCCTTCGCTCTCAGTTCGAACGCGACCTGCTGGCTAAGGAGGAAGGCGCCGAGGAGAAAAGACGCGGGCTCGTCAAACAATTGCGGGATCTTGAAACCGAATTGGACGAGGAACGCAAGCAACGCACGGCCGCCGTGGCGTCAAAGAAGAAGCTGGAGGGCGACCTGAAGGAGATCGAGACCACAATGGAGATGCATAATAAGGTGAAGGAGGATGCGTTGAAGCATGCGAAGAAGCTGCAAGCACAAGTGAAGGACGCGCTGCGCGACGCCGAGGAGGCTAAAGCCGCCAAGGAGGAGCTGCAGGCCCTGAGCAAAGAGGCCGAGCGTAAGGTCAAGGCCCTGGAAGCAGAAGTATTACAACTGACCGAGGATCTGGCCAGCTCAGAGAGGGCGCGCCGTGCTGCTGAAACGGAGCGCGACGAACTGGCCGAGGAAATTGCCAATAATGCCAACAAGGGCTCCTTAATGATCGACGAGAAGCGCCGACTGGAGGCCCGCATCGCCACTCTTGAGGAGGAGCTGGAGGAAGAACAGTCCAACTCAGAGGTGCTGCTGGACCGCAGCCGCAAGGCGCAGCTGCAGATTGAGCAGTTGACCACCGAGTTGGCCAATGAAAAATCCAACTCCCAAAAGAACGAGAACGGCCGTGCTCTGCTCGAACGCCAAAACAAGGAGCTAAAGGCCAAGCTTGCTGAAATCGAAACGGCGCAGCGCACCAAGGTGAAGGCCACGATTGCCACGCTCGAGGCCAAGATCGCCAACCTCGAGGAGCAGCTAGAGAATGAGGGCAAGGAGCGACTGTTGCAGCAGAAGGCCAACCGCAAGATGGACAAGAAGATTAAGGAGCTTACGATGAACATCGAGGACGAACGGAGACATGTCGACCAGCACAAGGAGCAAATGGATAAG CTGAATAGCCGCATTAAACTGCTCAAGCGCAACCTGGACGAGACCGAAGAGGAGCTGCAGAAGGAGAAGACGCAGAAGCGCAAGTACCAGCGTGAGTGCGAGGACATGATTGAATCGCAGGAAGCCATGAATCGTGAGATTAACTCACTCAAAACGAAACTACG ACGCACCGGCGGCATGGGTCTCAGCTCCAGCCGGCTCACGGGCACACCTTCATCAAAGCGCGCAGgaggaggcggcggcggcggggACGACTCATCGGTGCAGGATGAATCATTAGATGGAGAGGATTCTGGCAATTGA